Proteins encoded within one genomic window of Polaribacter sp. NJDZ03:
- the leuB gene encoding 3-isopropylmalate dehydrogenase encodes MKLNIALLAGDGIGPEVIDQAVKVSDAIAKKFNHEITWNPALTGAAAIDAVGEPYPDATHDICVASDAVLFGAIGHPKYDNDPSATVRPEQGLLKMRKKLGLFANVRPTFTFPSLLDKSPLKRERIEGTDLVFLRELTGGIYFGEKGRRDGGETAFDNCVYTRAEVQRLAVKGFELAMTRSKKLCCVDKANVLETSRLWRETVQAMEKDYPEVEVSYEFVDAVAMRLVQWPNSYDVLITENLFGDILTDEASVISGSMGLMPSASVGTENALFEPIHGSYPQATGLNIANPMATVLSAAMMFENFGLQEEGKAIRDAVNKALEAGYVTEDLADGGKSYGTKEVGDWLAKNI; translated from the coding sequence ATGAAATTAAATATCGCATTATTAGCAGGAGACGGAATAGGACCTGAAGTAATTGACCAAGCAGTAAAAGTATCTGATGCAATTGCAAAGAAATTTAACCACGAAATTACTTGGAATCCAGCTTTAACAGGTGCTGCTGCAATTGATGCAGTTGGTGAACCTTATCCAGATGCAACACATGATATTTGTGTGGCTTCAGATGCTGTTTTATTTGGTGCAATTGGGCATCCAAAGTATGATAATGATCCTTCTGCAACGGTTCGTCCAGAGCAAGGTTTATTAAAAATGCGTAAAAAATTAGGTTTATTTGCAAATGTAAGACCAACATTTACGTTTCCTTCTTTGTTAGATAAATCTCCTTTAAAAAGAGAAAGAATAGAAGGAACTGATTTAGTTTTTTTACGTGAATTAACTGGAGGTATTTACTTTGGTGAAAAAGGTAGAAGAGATGGAGGAGAAACTGCATTTGATAATTGTGTTTATACAAGAGCTGAGGTGCAAAGATTAGCTGTAAAAGGTTTTGAATTGGCAATGACTCGTTCTAAGAAATTATGTTGTGTAGATAAAGCAAACGTTTTAGAAACATCTCGTTTATGGAGAGAAACTGTACAAGCTATGGAAAAAGATTATCCAGAAGTTGAGGTTTCTTATGAATTTGTAGATGCAGTTGCAATGCGTTTAGTTCAATGGCCAAATAGTTATGATGTTTTAATTACTGAAAACTTATTCGGAGACATTTTAACAGATGAAGCTTCTGTTATTTCTGGATCTATGGGCTTAATGCCAAGTGCATCTGTAGGAACTGAAAATGCATTGTTTGAGCCTATACATGGTTCTTACCCGCAAGCAACAGGATTAAATATTGCAAACCCAATGGCTACAGTTTTATCTGCAGCAATGATGTTTGAAAACTTTGGTTTACAAGAAGAAGGAAAAGCAATTAGAGACGCTGTAAATAAAGCTTTAGAAGCAGGTTATGTTACTGAAGATTTAGCAGACGGAGGAAAATCTTACGGAACAAAAGAAGTAGGAGACTGGTTAGCTAAAAATATCTAG
- a CDS encoding alpha-isopropylmalate synthase regulatory domain-containing protein, protein MTKRKIEIMDTTLRDGEQTSGVSFSVSEKLTIAKLLLEELKVDRLEIASARVSEGELQAVKKITSWATEQGCLDKIEVLTFVDGGKSIDWMLGAGAKVQNLLTKGSLNHLTHQLKKTPAQHFADIKANIESAASHNIKTNVYLEDWSNGMRNSKEYVFEYLDFLTALNIERVLLPDTLGILTHDETFKFISEVREKYPTTHFDFHGHNDYDLGVANVMEAIKAGANGLHLTINGMGERAGNAPMASVIAVINDFLKDVTITVNEKALNKVSKLVETFSGFRIPVNKPVVGANVFTQTAGIHADGDNKNNLYFNDLMPERFGRKRKYALGKTSGKANIQKNLQDLGLSLNDEELRKVTQRIIELGDKKEVVSQEDLPYIISDVLDSNAIEKRVVVENYVLGHAKGMKPSTTLQLRVEGVQYEAHAQGDGQFDAFMNALKKLYKIHSKRDLPKLIDYAVRIPPGSHSDALCETIITWKLEEKEFITRGLDSDQTVSAIKATEKMLNII, encoded by the coding sequence ATGACCAAGAGAAAGATTGAAATAATGGATACGACACTGCGTGATGGAGAACAAACATCAGGAGTGTCGTTTTCAGTTTCTGAGAAATTAACAATAGCAAAACTATTGTTAGAAGAATTAAAAGTAGATCGGCTAGAAATAGCGTCTGCAAGAGTTTCTGAAGGAGAATTACAAGCAGTAAAAAAAATAACTTCTTGGGCTACAGAACAAGGTTGTTTAGACAAAATAGAAGTGTTAACTTTTGTTGATGGAGGAAAATCTATCGATTGGATGCTAGGTGCTGGTGCAAAAGTTCAGAATTTATTAACCAAAGGATCTTTAAATCACTTAACACATCAACTTAAAAAAACACCAGCACAACATTTTGCTGATATTAAAGCAAATATTGAGTCGGCTGCTTCGCATAACATTAAAACCAATGTCTATTTAGAAGATTGGTCTAACGGAATGCGTAATTCTAAAGAATACGTTTTTGAATATTTAGATTTTTTAACAGCTTTAAATATAGAACGTGTTTTATTACCAGATACTTTAGGTATTTTAACGCATGATGAAACTTTTAAATTCATATCTGAAGTTCGAGAAAAATACCCAACAACACATTTCGATTTTCATGGTCATAATGATTATGATTTAGGAGTTGCCAATGTTATGGAAGCTATAAAAGCGGGTGCAAATGGATTACATTTAACCATAAATGGGATGGGAGAGCGTGCAGGAAATGCACCAATGGCAAGTGTTATTGCTGTTATTAATGATTTTTTAAAGGATGTAACAATCACCGTAAATGAAAAAGCATTAAATAAAGTTAGTAAGCTTGTAGAAACTTTTTCTGGTTTTCGTATTCCTGTAAATAAACCTGTTGTAGGGGCGAACGTATTTACGCAAACTGCCGGAATTCATGCAGATGGAGACAATAAAAACAACTTGTATTTTAATGATTTAATGCCAGAACGTTTTGGAAGAAAACGAAAATATGCATTAGGAAAAACATCTGGAAAGGCGAATATTCAGAAAAACTTACAAGATTTAGGTCTGAGTTTAAATGATGAAGAGCTAAGGAAAGTTACCCAAAGAATTATTGAATTAGGGGATAAGAAAGAAGTTGTTTCTCAAGAAGATTTGCCTTATATTATTTCTGATGTTTTAGATAGTAATGCCATTGAAAAGCGTGTTGTTGTAGAAAATTATGTTTTAGGACATGCAAAAGGAATGAAACCATCTACTACTTTACAATTAAGAGTAGAAGGCGTACAATATGAAGCACATGCACAAGGAGATGGGCAATTTGATGCCTTTATGAATGCATTAAAAAAGTTGTATAAAATACATAGTAAAAGAGATTTACCAAAGCTGATTGATTATGCAGTTAGGATTCCTCCAGGAAGTCATTCTGATGCATTATGTGAAACTATTATTACCTGGAAATTAGAAGAAAAAGAATTTATTACGCGTGGTTTAGATTCAGATCAAACAGTATCTGCAATTAAGGCTACCGAGAAAATGTTGAATATAATTTAG
- the leuD gene encoding 3-isopropylmalate dehydratase small subunit → MAYDKFEVLTSTAYPLPTENVDTDQIIPARFLKATERVDFDVNFFRDWRYNADGTPKAEFPLNKEIYAGSKILVGGRNFGSGSSREHAAWSVYDFGLRCVISSAFADIFKNNCLNVGVLPVQVSAAFADTLFAAIMADPKTEIKVDLPNQTVTLVATGESESFVINTYKKDNMLNGFDDIDYLKNIENEITAFAETRPF, encoded by the coding sequence ATGGCTTACGATAAATTTGAAGTACTTACAAGTACAGCATATCCTTTACCTACAGAGAATGTAGATACAGATCAAATAATTCCGGCTCGTTTCTTAAAAGCAACTGAGCGTGTAGATTTTGATGTTAATTTTTTCCGTGATTGGAGATACAATGCAGACGGAACACCAAAAGCAGAATTTCCTTTAAACAAAGAAATTTATGCAGGTTCTAAAATATTAGTTGGAGGTAGAAACTTTGGTTCTGGTTCTTCTAGAGAGCACGCAGCTTGGTCTGTGTACGATTTTGGTTTGCGTTGTGTAATTTCATCTGCATTTGCAGATATCTTTAAAAATAACTGTTTAAATGTAGGGGTTTTACCTGTACAAGTTTCAGCAGCATTTGCAGATACTTTATTTGCAGCAATTATGGCAGATCCTAAAACAGAAATTAAAGTAGATTTACCTAACCAAACAGTAACTTTAGTTGCTACAGGTGAGTCTGAATCTTTTGTAATTAATACCTATAAAAAAGACAATATGTTAAACGGTTTTGATGATATTGATTACTTAAAAAATATAGAAAATGAGATTACTGCTTTTGCTGAAACGAGACCGTTTTAA
- the leuC gene encoding 3-isopropylmalate dehydratase large subunit — MANTLFDKVWDSHVVRQVKDGPDVFFIDRHFIHEVTSPVAFLGLESRGNSVVYPERTFATADHNTPTINQHLPVADPLSANQLDALERNAKKHGISHWGLGDLNNGIVHVVGPENGITLPGATIVCGDSHTSTHGAFGAIAFGIGTSEVEMVLSTQCIMQPKPKAMRINVNGKLGLGVTPKDVALYIISKQTTSGATGFFVEYAGDVFEDMSMEGRMTVCNLSIEMGARGGMIAPDAKTYEYIKGRAQTPKGADWDTAMKYWETLYSEKGAEFDVEFNYDATDIEPMITYGTNPGMGMGVTKSIPLAENVEGGVETYKKSLGYMSFNEGESMIGKEIDFVFLGSCTNGRIEDFRGFCSIVKGRQKAPNITAWLVPGSHKVVDQIKAEGLDKIITDAGFVLREPGCSACLAMNDDKIPSGKLSVSTSNRNFEGRQGPGSRTLLASPLVAAASAVSGVVTDPRTLLV, encoded by the coding sequence ATGGCAAATACATTATTTGACAAAGTATGGGATTCACACGTTGTTCGTCAAGTTAAAGACGGACCAGATGTGTTTTTTATAGACCGTCATTTCATCCACGAAGTTACAAGCCCTGTAGCTTTCTTAGGTTTAGAAAGTAGAGGAAACAGTGTTGTATATCCTGAGCGTACATTCGCAACAGCAGATCACAACACACCAACCATAAATCAACATTTACCTGTGGCAGATCCTTTATCTGCAAATCAGTTAGATGCTTTAGAAAGAAATGCAAAAAAGCACGGTATTTCTCATTGGGGATTAGGAGATCTTAATAACGGAATTGTACACGTTGTAGGTCCAGAAAACGGAATTACGCTACCTGGTGCAACAATTGTTTGTGGAGACTCTCATACATCTACGCATGGTGCTTTTGGTGCTATTGCTTTTGGTATTGGTACTTCTGAGGTAGAAATGGTATTGTCTACACAATGTATTATGCAACCAAAACCTAAAGCGATGCGTATTAACGTAAACGGTAAATTAGGTTTGGGGGTAACACCTAAGGATGTTGCTTTATATATTATATCAAAGCAAACAACTTCTGGTGCAACCGGATTTTTTGTTGAATATGCAGGAGATGTTTTTGAAGACATGTCTATGGAAGGTCGTATGACTGTGTGTAACTTATCTATAGAGATGGGAGCACGTGGAGGTATGATTGCTCCAGATGCTAAAACATACGAATATATAAAAGGTCGTGCTCAAACTCCTAAAGGAGCAGATTGGGATACTGCAATGAAATATTGGGAAACACTGTATTCTGAAAAAGGAGCAGAATTTGATGTTGAATTTAATTATGATGCAACAGATATTGAACCAATGATTACTTACGGAACAAACCCAGGAATGGGAATGGGGGTAACAAAATCGATTCCTTTGGCAGAAAATGTTGAAGGTGGTGTTGAAACTTATAAAAAATCATTGGGATATATGTCTTTTAACGAAGGCGAATCTATGATTGGTAAAGAAATTGACTTTGTGTTTTTAGGTTCTTGTACAAACGGACGTATAGAAGATTTTAGAGGTTTTTGTTCTATTGTAAAAGGAAGACAAAAAGCACCTAATATTACTGCTTGGTTGGTTCCAGGATCACATAAAGTAGTAGATCAAATAAAAGCAGAAGGTTTAGATAAGATTATTACAGACGCAGGTTTTGTTTTAAGAGAACCAGGTTGTTCTGCATGTTTGGCAATGAACGATGATAAAATTCCTTCAGGAAAATTGTCTGTATCAACATCAAACAGAAACTTCGAAGGAAGACAAGGACCAGGATCTAGAACCTTATTAGCTTCTCCTTTAGTAGCTGCAGCATCTGCAGTTAGCGGAGTAGTAACAGATCCTCGTACGCTTCTTGTGTAG
- a CDS encoding Bor family protein, whose product MIKNSMKMMTVLFASSMLLSSCYSYTSVVGEGAKGNSQTTQWNHYVVYGLAPVGVSDSKQMADGAKDYTVFTRQSFVNGLVSALTFGIYTPSTTTVTK is encoded by the coding sequence ATGATTAAAAATTCAATGAAAATGATGACTGTTTTATTTGCTTCATCAATGTTACTATCTTCTTGTTACTCTTACACAAGTGTTGTAGGTGAAGGTGCTAAAGGGAATTCTCAGACAACTCAATGGAATCATTATGTTGTTTATGGATTAGCTCCTGTTGGAGTTTCTGACTCTAAACAAATGGCAGATGGTGCTAAAGATTATACTGTTTTCACTAGACAATCATTTGTTAACGGATTAGTGTCTGCTTTAACATTCGGAATTTATACTCCATCTACAACTACAGTAACTAAATAG
- a CDS encoding enoyl-ACP reductase, which yields MYNLLKGKKGIIFGALNENSIAWKTAQRAHEEGAEFVLTNAPASIRMGELDVLAKKTNSQIIPADATSIEDLENLIEKSMEILGGKIDFVLHSIGMSVNVRKNKPYTDPNYDFTEKGWNVSAVSFHKVLNVLYHKKAMKDWGSIVALTYMAAQRVFPDYNDMADNKAYLESIARSFGYYFGRDFKVRVNTISQSPTPTTAGNGVKGFDGFINFSEKMSPLGNASAADCADYTISLFSDLTKKVTLQNLFHDGGFSNMGISDAVMDKFE from the coding sequence ATGTACAACTTACTAAAAGGAAAAAAAGGAATTATTTTTGGTGCTTTAAATGAAAATTCTATCGCTTGGAAAACAGCACAAAGAGCACATGAAGAAGGAGCAGAGTTTGTGTTAACCAACGCACCAGCTTCTATTAGAATGGGTGAATTGGACGTTTTAGCAAAGAAAACAAATTCTCAAATTATTCCTGCGGATGCAACTTCTATCGAAGATTTAGAAAACTTGATAGAAAAATCTATGGAGATTCTAGGCGGTAAAATTGACTTTGTTTTGCATTCGATTGGTATGTCTGTAAATGTGCGTAAAAACAAACCGTATACAGATCCAAATTACGATTTCACTGAAAAAGGGTGGAATGTTTCTGCGGTCTCTTTCCATAAAGTATTAAATGTTTTGTATCATAAAAAAGCCATGAAAGATTGGGGCTCAATCGTTGCGTTAACCTATATGGCGGCGCAAAGAGTGTTTCCAGATTACAATGATATGGCAGATAATAAAGCCTATTTAGAATCTATTGCACGTAGTTTTGGCTATTATTTTGGTAGAGATTTTAAAGTGAGAGTGAACACCATTTCTCAATCACCAACACCAACAACTGCTGGAAATGGCGTAAAAGGTTTCGACGGATTTATCAATTTTTCTGAAAAAATGAGTCCGTTAGGCAATGCTTCTGCGGCAGATTGTGCAGATTATACCATTTCACTATTTTCAGATTTAACCAAGAAAGTAACTCTACAAAATTTATTTCACGATGGCGGATTCTCTAATATGGGAATTAGTGATGCCGTTATGGATAAGTTTGAGTAG
- the recN gene encoding DNA repair protein RecN — protein MLAQLTINNYALINHLSIDFSSGLSIITGETGAGKSILLGALGLVLGNRADLSSLKDTSTKCVVEAKVAIANYNLEDFFNEVDLDYEAETIIRREILPSGKSRAFVNDTPVTLSVLNQLRSKLIDVHSQHQTMQLSDNSFQFTILDALAKNTAKIASYKRGFNQLTKLKRELTVLEEQQKEANKQYDYNLHLFKELEEAKIKVDEQEDLEEKLEKLNNIEDIKDNLSEALGITVNDEIGIQNLLNTLENRLSKIAIFSKEYQNLSERVTSVKIEIDDIVTELEDANENVDFNPNEAEEINDRLQLLYNLQKKHTVGNNIELIAIFEELSEKVAQVESADEVINLKQKEIGEVSEKLDKVADLISSARTKSIPKLNKELHALLSDLGMENARFSIKIKQTKNYFSNGKDELEFLFSANKGGSFGELKKVASGGELSRIMLSVKTILSENTQLPTIIFDEIDTGVSGEVSNKIAAIMQQMSKNMQVIAITHLPQIAAKGANHYKVYKQEVKGVTTTNLKLLSTDERIKEIAEMLSGKDITDSALTHAKELLSL, from the coding sequence TTGTTAGCACAACTTACCATTAATAACTACGCATTAATCAATCACTTATCTATAGATTTTTCTTCGGGATTGTCTATTATAACAGGTGAAACCGGAGCAGGTAAATCTATACTTTTAGGAGCTTTAGGTTTAGTTTTAGGTAACAGAGCAGATTTATCTTCTTTAAAAGATACGTCTACAAAATGTGTGGTAGAAGCAAAGGTTGCTATTGCAAATTATAATTTAGAAGATTTCTTTAACGAAGTAGATTTAGATTACGAGGCAGAAACCATTATTAGAAGAGAAATTTTACCATCTGGTAAATCTAGAGCTTTTGTTAATGATACGCCTGTTACGTTGTCAGTTTTAAATCAATTACGGTCTAAATTGATAGATGTGCATTCTCAGCATCAAACAATGCAATTATCAGACAATAGCTTTCAGTTTACTATTTTAGATGCATTGGCAAAAAATACCGCAAAAATAGCGTCTTACAAACGTGGTTTTAACCAGTTGACTAAATTAAAAAGAGAACTTACCGTTTTAGAAGAGCAACAAAAAGAGGCAAATAAACAATACGATTATAACCTTCATCTTTTTAAAGAATTAGAAGAAGCAAAGATTAAAGTTGACGAGCAAGAAGATTTAGAAGAAAAGTTAGAGAAACTTAACAATATAGAAGATATTAAAGACAATTTATCTGAAGCTTTAGGAATTACTGTAAATGATGAAATCGGAATTCAGAATTTGCTAAATACTTTAGAAAACAGGTTGTCTAAAATTGCAATATTTTCTAAAGAATACCAAAATCTTTCAGAAAGGGTTACTTCTGTAAAAATAGAGATTGATGATATTGTTACGGAGTTAGAAGATGCAAATGAAAATGTAGATTTTAATCCGAATGAAGCAGAAGAGATTAATGATAGATTGCAGTTATTATACAATTTACAGAAGAAACATACAGTAGGTAATAATATAGAATTGATAGCTATTTTTGAAGAACTTTCAGAAAAAGTAGCACAAGTAGAATCTGCAGATGAAGTTATCAATCTAAAACAAAAAGAAATAGGTGAAGTTTCTGAAAAACTAGACAAAGTTGCAGATTTAATTTCAAGCGCAAGAACAAAATCAATTCCAAAACTAAATAAAGAACTACACGCTTTACTCAGCGATTTAGGTATGGAAAATGCCCGTTTTTCAATTAAAATAAAGCAAACTAAAAACTATTTTTCAAACGGAAAAGATGAATTAGAATTCCTTTTCTCTGCAAATAAAGGTGGTAGTTTTGGTGAGTTGAAAAAAGTAGCTTCTGGTGGAGAATTATCTAGAATAATGCTTTCTGTAAAAACTATTTTATCTGAAAACACACAACTACCAACCATTATTTTTGATGAAATTGACACTGGAGTTTCCGGTGAAGTTTCAAACAAAATAGCAGCTATTATGCAGCAAATGAGTAAGAATATGCAAGTAATTGCCATTACACATTTACCGCAAATTGCTGCAAAAGGTGCAAATCATTACAAAGTGTATAAGCAAGAAGTAAAAGGAGTAACCACAACTAATTTAAAACTTTTATCTACTGATGAAAGAATTAAAGAAATAGCAGAAATGTTAAGTGGTAAAGACATTACGGACTCAGCACTTACCCACGCAAAAGAATTATTGAGCTTATAA
- a CDS encoding DUF4835 family protein, producing MRKLIFFFLFLFSVSLLKAQELNCLVTVNYNQVQGSNTQVFKTLEKSLSEFVNQTKWTNNEVKPEERIDCAFTIIITSRDANNFNATIQVQSTRPVFGSTYASPVLNLKDNDFNFKYNEFDPLIFNKNSYDSNLISTIVFYANVILGADGDTFKRNGGESSFKVAENVMLQAQQSGLASWQNVVGKQNRFLLIDSFLSPKLSAYRTASYTYHRRGLDEFSLNKGIAKQNMEEAVISLESMYNKTVGNYLIRVFFDAKADEIVNMYSDDATSRNKNRLVEIVKKISPNNNAKWKNIK from the coding sequence ATGCGTAAACTTATATTCTTTTTTCTGTTCTTATTTTCAGTTTCTTTGTTAAAAGCACAAGAATTGAATTGCTTGGTTACTGTAAACTACAACCAGGTTCAAGGTTCAAATACGCAAGTTTTTAAAACATTAGAAAAATCTTTGTCAGAGTTTGTAAATCAAACCAAATGGACAAATAACGAAGTAAAGCCAGAAGAGAGAATAGATTGTGCTTTTACAATTATCATTACTTCTAGAGATGCAAATAATTTTAATGCAACCATACAAGTTCAATCTACAAGACCGGTTTTTGGTTCTACATACGCATCACCTGTATTAAATTTAAAAGACAACGATTTCAATTTTAAATACAATGAGTTCGACCCATTAATTTTTAATAAAAACTCTTATGATAGTAATTTAATTTCTACCATTGTTTTTTATGCAAATGTAATTTTAGGAGCAGATGGAGACACCTTTAAAAGAAATGGTGGAGAGTCGTCTTTTAAAGTAGCAGAAAATGTAATGTTGCAAGCACAACAAAGTGGTTTAGCATCTTGGCAAAACGTTGTGGGTAAACAGAATAGATTTTTATTAATTGATAGTTTTTTATCGCCAAAACTTTCTGCATATAGAACAGCCAGCTACACCTATCATAGAAGAGGGTTAGATGAGTTTTCTTTAAATAAAGGTATAGCCAAACAAAATATGGAAGAGGCTGTAATTTCTTTAGAAAGTATGTATAATAAAACTGTTGGTAATTATTTAATACGTGTATTCTTTGATGCTAAGGCAGATGAAATAGTAAATATGTATTCAGACGATGCTACTTCTAGAAATAAAAATAGACTAGTTGAAATAGTGAAAAAAATATCTCCAAATAACAATGCTAAGTGGAAAAATATTAAGTAA
- the coaBC gene encoding bifunctional phosphopantothenoylcysteine decarboxylase/phosphopantothenate--cysteine ligase CoaBC, which translates to MSVLSGKKILLGITAGIAAYKTASLVRLFIKLDAEVKVIMTPASKDFITPLTLSTLSKNPVHSTFYDKEDAENELWNNHVDLGLWADYMVIAPATANTMSKMANGMCNNLLLATYLSSKCPVYFAPAMDLDMYIHPSTKESLEKLKSFGNTIIPATSGELASGLVGEGRMAEPEDIVSFIENDILSKLPLKGKKLLLTAGPTYEAIDPVRFIGNHSSGKMGFAIAKAAANLGAEVFLISGPSHQKIQHSLVHRIDVVSADEMYKAAHKYFKEVDIAILSAAVADYRPKNVATQKIKKTTSALEIELEPTKDILASLGEIKENQFLVGFALETNNEVENAKGKLKRKNLDVIVLNSLQDKGAGFATDTNKITIIDKDLTEKSFELKSKEEVAKDIMNEIVSKIS; encoded by the coding sequence ATGTCTGTTTTAAGTGGTAAAAAAATTCTATTAGGAATTACTGCTGGAATTGCTGCATACAAAACGGCTAGTTTAGTTCGTTTATTTATAAAATTAGACGCAGAGGTCAAAGTTATTATGACTCCTGCGTCTAAAGATTTTATAACACCTCTTACACTTTCCACACTTTCTAAGAACCCGGTTCACTCTACTTTTTATGATAAAGAAGATGCTGAAAATGAACTGTGGAATAACCATGTAGACTTAGGTCTTTGGGCAGATTATATGGTTATTGCTCCTGCAACTGCAAATACCATGTCTAAAATGGCAAATGGTATGTGTAATAATTTGCTGTTAGCAACGTATTTATCATCAAAGTGTCCTGTCTATTTTGCGCCTGCAATGGATTTAGATATGTACATTCATCCATCTACAAAAGAAAGTTTAGAAAAATTAAAATCTTTTGGTAATACAATTATTCCTGCAACATCTGGTGAGTTAGCTAGTGGTTTGGTAGGAGAAGGTAGAATGGCAGAGCCTGAAGATATTGTATCATTTATAGAAAATGATATTTTATCGAAATTACCTTTAAAAGGAAAAAAACTTTTATTGACTGCAGGACCAACTTATGAAGCCATTGATCCTGTTCGTTTTATAGGGAATCATTCTTCTGGTAAAATGGGATTTGCAATAGCAAAAGCAGCGGCTAATTTAGGTGCTGAGGTTTTTTTAATTTCTGGTCCAAGTCATCAAAAAATACAACATTCTTTAGTTCATAGAATAGATGTGGTTTCTGCGGATGAAATGTATAAAGCAGCTCACAAATATTTTAAAGAAGTTGATATTGCTATACTTTCTGCAGCGGTTGCAGATTATAGACCAAAAAATGTAGCTACTCAGAAAATAAAAAAGACGACTTCTGCGTTAGAGATTGAGTTAGAGCCAACAAAAGATATTTTAGCCTCTTTAGGAGAAATTAAAGAAAACCAATTTTTAGTTGGTTTTGCTTTAGAAACAAATAATGAGGTAGAAAATGCAAAAGGGAAGTTAAAACGTAAGAATTTAGATGTTATTGTTTTAAATTCTTTGCAAGATAAAGGAGCTGGTTTTGCAACAGACACAAATAAAATTACTATTATTGATAAAGATTTGACTGAAAAATCATTCGAATTAAAATCTAAAGAGGAAGTAGCTAAAGATATTATGAATGAAATTGTAAGTAAAATATCTTAA
- a CDS encoding DNA-directed RNA polymerase subunit omega: MDYKDTKAPLSTITYNKNEVEAPTQNIYEAISIIAKRANQINGDLKKELVDKLEEFATYNDSLEEVFENKEQIEVSKFYERLPKPTAMAMEEWLNGKVYFRTPETE, from the coding sequence ATGGATTATAAAGACACAAAGGCACCTTTAAGTACTATTACTTATAATAAGAATGAAGTAGAAGCTCCTACACAAAATATTTATGAAGCTATTTCTATTATTGCCAAAAGAGCAAATCAAATCAACGGAGATTTAAAGAAAGAATTGGTTGATAAATTAGAAGAGTTTGCTACTTATAACGATAGTTTAGAAGAAGTTTTTGAAAATAAAGAACAGATAGAAGTTTCTAAATTTTACGAAAGATTGCCAAAACCAACAGCTATGGCTATGGAAGAATGGTTAAATGGTAAAGTGTATTTTAGAACTCCAGAAACAGAATAA
- a CDS encoding outer membrane protein assembly factor BamD translates to MQKIKNLACLLMFSLVLFSCGEYQKVLNKGTAEEQYKMAVKLYESNKFGKALRLFDKITPTYRGKPQMERIQFMVAQSNFNEKNYTQSGYYFDRFAKNYPKSSKLEDAAFLSAYSYKLASPRFSLDPTDTNKALEAFQSFINTFPDSDKIEEANQHYKELRYKLQKKYFEIAMTYYNTAGYDSRNYKAAIQAFDNLLSDYLGSEFKEEALYYRLKAAHDFVLKSYDRRKSERIKDAIDAYDKLKRNYPESQFMEDSNIMLATLQEEQARIEALIAKQVEVQNSKKK, encoded by the coding sequence ATGCAAAAAATTAAAAATTTAGCGTGTTTATTGATGTTCTCACTTGTATTATTTTCATGTGGTGAATATCAAAAAGTATTAAACAAAGGTACTGCTGAAGAGCAGTATAAAATGGCTGTGAAACTTTACGAAAGTAACAAGTTTGGTAAAGCTTTGCGTTTGTTTGATAAAATAACACCAACTTACAGAGGGAAACCACAAATGGAACGTATCCAGTTTATGGTAGCGCAGTCTAATTTTAATGAGAAAAACTATACCCAATCTGGTTATTATTTTGATCGTTTTGCAAAGAATTATCCTAAAAGTTCAAAGCTAGAAGATGCTGCTTTTTTATCAGCGTATAGCTATAAATTGGCTTCTCCACGTTTTAGTTTAGACCCAACAGATACAAATAAAGCATTAGAGGCTTTTCAAAGTTTTATAAATACGTTTCCAGATTCAGATAAAATAGAAGAAGCAAACCAGCATTATAAAGAATTAAGGTATAAGCTTCAGAAAAAATATTTTGAAATTGCGATGACCTACTATAATACAGCAGGGTATGATTCTAGAAATTATAAAGCGGCTATACAAGCTTTTGATAATTTGCTTTCTGACTATTTAGGTTCTGAATTTAAAGAAGAAGCGTTGTATTACAGATTAAAAGCGGCACATGATTTTGTTTTAAAAAGTTATGATAGAAGAAAATCTGAACGTATAAAAGATGCTATAGACGCATATGATAAGTTAAAAAGAAATTACCCAGAATCTCAATTTATGGAAGATTCAAATATAATGTTAGCTACCCTGCAAGAAGAACAGGCAAGAATTGAAGCATTGATTGCAAAACAAGTTGAAGTTCAAAATTCAAAAAAGAAATAA